The following is a genomic window from Chryseobacterium ginsenosidimutans.
CAATTTCCCCAAGGAATAACTTACTTCATCAGGAATCAGTTTCTTAGCCAAAGGAATTGTATCTAATGTATTGATTTTAAAATCATAACCAAGTCTCTGAAAAGACTGGCGAAGCATTCTGTAGTCAAAATCGATATTATGACCAACTAAAGTCGTATTGGCTGTGATTTCGACTATTCTTTTAGCAATTTCATGGAATTTAGGTGCCGTTTTAACCATTTTTGGAGTAATACTGGTTAACTTCTGCACAAAAGGTGTGATATCGCTTTCGGGATTTACCAACGAAATAAACTGGTCAACAATTTTCTGACCATCGTATCTGTAAATAGCAACATCTATAATGCATTCTTTTCTGTAACCTGCACCATTACTCTCTATGTCAATTATTGAATACATTTAAATTTATACAACTTTATTTGGATTAACATGTATTGTCTATTTCACGACCAAACATATTAATGATTAAAACATAACTTGTGCCACAGGAAATTTCATTAATATACGTCTTACTAAATTCTCCAAAGGCAATCCTGCTAAAATAATAAAAAATATATAATTTCTATCTCCTTCTTCCTCCTAATCCCAACATTCCAAGAATAGCTTTTGCACCTTCACGCATTAAAGTGCTTGTAAAAGTTCTCCCCGCCTTACTTTGTAAAACCTGCTCAAACATTCCCGGCTCTTCTTTTACGGGTTTTGTTTTTTGATTCGGAGCAGCTGTCTGTGCAGCTTCTTCCATTCTTTTTACCAATATTTCGTAGGCAGATTCGTTATCTACAACTTTCTCATATTTAGCAACTAAGGCAGATTTACCTGTCAAATCTGAAATTTCGGCATCGTTTAAAACATCCATTCTTGATTCCGGGGAAATCAAATAAGTATGAACCAACGGTGTCGGAATCCCTTTTTCATCCAGGGCCGTCACAAAAGCCTCTCCAATTCCTAAATTCTGAATTAAAGTGGAAGCGTCATAAAATTCTGTTGTAGGATAATTTTCTACAGCCTTAGAAATTTCTTTTTTGTCTTTTGCCGTAAAACCTCTCAAAGCGTGCTGAATTTTTAATCCTAATTGAGAAAGAACCGCTTCGGGAACATCGCCGGGAATTTGGGTAATAAAATAAATTCCGACACCTTTTGAACGGATCAGCTTGACCATCGTTTCGATTTGTGAAACCAATGCTTTTGAGGATTCATCAAAAATTAAGTGTGCTTCATCGATAAATAAAACTAATTTTGGCTTACCACTGTCTCCTTCCTCAGGAAATGTCATGTAAATTTCAGCAAAAAGAGAAAGCATGAATGTTGAAAACAATTGAGGTTTACTCTGAATATCAGCAACTCTCAAAATATTTACAACTCCTTTCCCATCCCTTGTCTCAAGCAGATCATGAACATCAAAGCTTAGTTCTCCAAAGAAACCTGAAGCTCCCTGTTGTTCCAGTGCAACGATTGATCTTAAAATCGCACCCAAAGAAGCTGAAGCAATTGATCCGTAATTAGATGAAAGTTCAGCCTTGCCTTCTGGGTTTTCAGTGACATACTGAAGAACTTTTTTAAGATCATTCAAATCAATTAAAGGCAGTCCTTTATCATCACAATATTTGAAAACAATTGACATAATACTTTGCTGAGTATCATTCAATTCTAAGATTTTACTTAATAAAACAGGACCGAATTCTGTAACCGTTGCTCTCAGTTTCACCCCTCTTTCTCCGGAAATTGTCATCAGTTCCACCGGAAAAGACTGCGGATTATAAGGAAGCTGCGTTTTTGCATACCTTTCCTGAATTGCCGGATTTTCTGTTCCCGCTTCTGCAATTCCTGAAAAGTCACCTTTAATATCCAACACCAACGATGGAATTCCCTGATGAGAAAGTTGTTCTGCAAAAACCTGCAATGTTTTCGTCTTACCAGTTCCTGTAGCCCCTGAAATAAGCCCGTGTCGATTGATTGTCTTTAAAGGAATTGTAACATTGATTTCAGGAACGACTTCCCCATCCAACATTCCTTTTCCCAATATAATATGTTCTCCTTTTGGAGTGTATCTGGTATTTAATTCTTCAATAAATTGTGCTTTGTCTGCCATTTGCTTATTTTTAACTTATAAATATAAAGTTTTCTGGAAAATATTTACTCATCAAAGAAATAATATTAGCTATATGCTTTATTAATTTTTATAAATACTTTTACCAAAGTAAAATTAATACCAGAACCATGAAATTAAGTAAAGCCTTGTTTCTTATCTTTTGTTTTCTGTTTACATCAGTCTTTGCTCAGAACAGAAAAAGTCCTGTTGATTTAAAAATAAAAGGAGATTACAATCATCTCACAACAAAAACAAATTTTCCGGAGCTTTGGTCAGGATTTCAGAGAGAAGAAATAATTTCTTACGATGTGAAGAATACACATATTGCCGTAAGCTACGTTCAACAAATTTCAAAAAAGAGTAAAACCGTTCTTTCGATTTATCTTTATCCTAAAAAGTATATTGACAATCAACAATTGAGAGATGTATTTTATTCTTATGATTATCCACTGAATCAAAATTCAAATACACATATTGAAATAAAACCTTCTTTCGGAAACCTTTCTAATGACAAACTGAAAGTAAATTACATTTATTCCATTTTTAAAAATTCAATGGGGCAGCCTGATTTTTTTAAAGGGGTAAAATATGTCAGTAAGAATTCTCTTCTTTCAATTTATGAATGTGGTGGCTGGATTTTTAAAATCAGAGCTTCCAGCGATGAAATGACCAATGATCAATTAAAAGAACTGAAAGATAAAGTTGAAAATTATTTTGGGGTTCTAAATGTTGCTTCTATTAAGACTTTACCCATTAATAATGTTCCGGATATTCTCCTATCGGCTTCCGTAAAAAGAGATTCCATGATGGCTCATGCGACCTTGGAGGCAGCAAAATCAAAAATTGACTGGTTAGCAAAAAATTTAGAAGAAAAAGAAATTCTAACGGGTTTCCATGATATGAAAATCGATTCTGAAATTTATTCAATTGAAAAAATGATCGAATATTATAAAGCTCACGAAAAAGATTGGGCAATTGATCCTGATACCAAAAAATATTTTGATGAAATGATGAGAATTGCCGAAAACGGACGATTAAAAGATCATATTTATGAAAAATACCATGGATTGATCGATTATCCTGAAGGTGAATCAAAAAAAGCAGATTATATCCAATTCAAAATAGACAAAAATATATCCGAAAATACTAACGAAATCTTCTACAAAATCTTCTACCAATTAGAATAGTTAATCCTTTATAGATTAATTCTATCATCATAGATTCTTTATTTTAGTTTGTTTTAAGAAAATAAAGCCGATTTTTGCAGTTCAAATAAAACATTAAAAAGGTTACAATTACATAATGAAAGTCGAACAAATATATACAGGATGTCTTGCTCAGGGTGCGTATTACATCGTATCAGAAAATGAAGCTGCGATCATTGATCCTTTAAGAGAAGTAAAGCCTTATCTGGATCGGTTGGAAAAAGACAATGTAGCTTTGAAATATATTTTTGAAACTCACTTCCATGCAGATTTTGTTTCGGGACATTTGGACTTAAGTAAAAAAACAGGAGCACCCATCGTTTACGGGCCAACAGCACAGCCCGAATTTGAAGCAATAATTGCTGAAGACGACCAGATTTTCGAGATCGGCAAAATAAAAATAAAAGCTCTTCATACTCCCGGACACACCATGGAAAGTACAACTTACCTCCTGATTGACGAAAACGGTGTAGAAACAGCAATTTTCACAGGAGATACCTTATTTTTAGGTGATGTTGGCAGACCAGATCTTGCTCAAAAAGCAGGCAGTGTCACTCAGGAAGACCTTGCGGGAATCTTATACGAAAGTTTACACACAAAAATATTGCCTTTAGACGACAGTATTACGGTATATCCTGCTCATGGTGCAGGGTCGGCTTGCGGAAAGAATATGCAGAAGGAAACGGTTGATATTTTAGGAAATCAAAAGAAAACCAATTACGCTCTGAATCAGCCCGATAAAGAATCCTTCATCAAAGAAGTTTTAGATGGACTAACAGCTCCTCCAAAATATTTCGGAATGAACGTTGCATTGAACAAAGGAGGCTACGAAAGTCTTGATACCGTTATGGATAAAGGATTATCTCCAATTTCTGTTGAAGATTTTGAAGCATATGCAGAAGAAACAGGCGCTTTAATTCTGGACACAAGAAATCCTGGAGAATTTCATAAAGGATTTGTTCCTAATTCTATCAATATTGGATTAAAAGGTGATTTTGCACCTTGGGTAGGAACTTTAATCGTTGACGTAAAACATCCTTTATTATTAATTGTTGACGAAGGAACAGAGGAAGAAGCCATTACGAGATTAAGCAGAGTTGGTTTTGATAATGTTTTAGGATATTTAAAAGGCGGTTTTGCAGCATGGAAAAACGGAGGAAAAGAAACCGATGAGGTAAAAAGAATTTCTCCTGCAGAATTTGCAGAACAGTACACAAAAAATTCAAAAGTAATCGACGTACGTAAGATCTCAGAATATTCCGCAGAACATATCGACAATGCGTACAATAAACCTTTAGACCTTATCAGTGACTGGGTAAAAACGATCGATAACTCTGAACATTTCTTCCTTCATTGCGCAGGAGGCTACAGAAGTATGATCGCAGCAAGCATTCTTAATTCACACGGAATAAGGAACTTTACTGAAATTGATGGAGGTTTTAACGGAATTAAAAAAACAGAAAAGTTTCCAACTTCAGATTTCGTTTGCCAGTCTAAGACACTATAAATTTGGAATTATTTTTGCAATAATTTAATACATAACAAGTCAGTACACTTTAGTTTATATAAGAATAAAAAGTTAGAAAAAACAAAAGCTTCGATCATTTTCGATTACTTTTAAGTGATTTTAATTGTCTTTAAACTTAATAAACTAAAGTGTTTTTATATAAAAACTCAAAATTATGTCACAAAAATTTCAGGAAATAATAGATTCCGAAAGACCTGTTTTAATCGATTTTTTCGCAACATGGTGTCAACCTTGTAAAGTACAGTCATCGGTTTTAAATACGGTAAAAGAAAACGTTGGCGAAGAAGCCAGAATTATAAAAGTGGATGTAGACCAATATCCTGCTATTGCTTCTCAATATGGTGTTCGTGGAGTTCCAACATTGGCCATTTTCAAAAAAGGAGAAATGCTTTGGAAAGAAAGCGGCGTTCACGATGTGAACACATTAACTCAGCTTTTAAAACAACATGCTTAAGATAAAAGGTTAAGGCTAAAATTTTTCGGCCTTAGTCTTAACCTCTGTATTATAATTCAATTGAAAAAGCATCGCGGTCATTTAAAAACTGGAAATGTTTTCTGAAATCATTTAATTCATCCATATTTAATTCCGCAGAAACAATATTTCCATTTTTTTGAGAAATTCCTTTTCCGTCTGCGAAAAAACAATGCGAGCTTTCCTGATAAAACAGATCATTTCCATCTGTTCCTATTCTGTTTAGGCCAAAAACAAAAGATAGATTTTCGATTGCTCGTGCTTTGAGTAAATGCTCCCAAGCTCCTACTCTTTTTTCAGGCCAGTTGGCAACATACAAAATCGCATCATAATCATCATTATTCCTTGCAAAAACGGGAAAACGAAGATCATAACAAACCTGTAGCAGAATTCTAAAACCTTTATAATTCACAATTACCCTTTCTTTCCCGGGAGTATATACTTTATCCTCGCCTGAAAAAGAAAACAAATGTCTTTTATCATAAAAATCAACTTGAGAATCAGGTTGCACAAAATACATTCTGTTGTAGAAATTTCCATTATCTTCAACCGGGGAGCTTCCGCAAAATGCGGCATTTTTTTCTTTAGACATTTTCTTTAAAAACTCCAAAGATTCCTGATTTCTGTCGGAAACCTCGGACGCATCCATACAAAAACCCGTTGAAAACATTTCAGGTAAAAGAAACAGATCAGCTTCCTGATTCTCCAATTCTTTTTCAATTAAATGAAAGTTTTCCCCTTTATTTTTCCAGATAATATCTAAATTCAATCCTGTAATCTTCATAAACTTTGTTAAAAAACTTCAATAAAAATACGATTTTCCAATGATTTCGGTTCTATTTTTGTTGCTGATATTTTTTTAGCAATAACAGTAAAAGAGTAAATTTATGAAGAAATTGGTTTTTATGTTGATGCTGATCTTTGCAGGAACTACAGCAAATGCCCAAGCCTGGACCGGAAAAGGAGATCAGAAAATCAACGCCGGATTGAGCGCATGGGGATACGGAACGGGGATCACGGGAACGTATGATTACGGTTTAAACAAATTAATCTCTGTAGGAGGTGGCCTTAATGCTTATTTCGGAAATTATAAAGATAATGACAATGACAACCGGGTTTTTGTTTTTGGAAGAGTGAATTTCCACCTGAAAGAAACACTACAATTACCAGAAAAACTGGATATTTATCCGGGAGTTGACGTAGGCGTTTTAGGAAGAGATTTCGGGATCGGTGCTCACATTGGTGCAAGATACTTTTTTACTGACAGAATCGGAGTATTTGCAGAAGTCGGCAACAATGGCAGTCTGGGAGTTTCCATCAATTTATAAGAAATCATACTATTATATGACAAAGCTTCTCGTTTCGGGGAGCTTTTTTATTTGGCATAGTTTTGATAATTGTTACCTTTGCAAATTAAACATAAAAAGCATTAATGGAAATAGCAATCAAACTGTTTCAATTTATATTGAGCATTTCTATCTTGGTAATCCTTCACGAACTTGGGCACTTCTTACCAGCAAAATACTTTAAGACCAAAGTTGAAAAATTCTATCTTTTCTTCGATCCATGGTTTTCTATCGCAAAGAAGAAAATCGGGGAAACTGAATACGGAATCGGATGGCTTCCTTTCGGGGGATATGTAAAAATCGCCGGAATGGTAGACGAAAGCATGGATACCGAGCAATTGAAACAACCTGCCCAACCGTGGGAATTCAGAGCAAAACCGGCTTGGCAGAGACTGATTATCATGTTGGGAGGAGTTACAGTAAACTTTTTCCTGGCTTGGCTAATTTATTCTTGTCTTTCTTTATTTAATGGAGAAATGTACACTGACCTTACCAAATTTAATAACGGTATCGGTGTCACTGAAGCAGGTAAAAAAATGGGATTCCAAAGTGGCGATAAAATTGTAAGCATCGACGGGAAACCGGCTGAAAGATTAGAAAATGCTTCTATCAACATCCTTTTGGGAGATAATGTAACGGTATTGAGAAATGGAAAAGAAGTTACTTTCCCTGTAAATAAAGATGGTGTTGCTGATGTTTTAAAACAAAAAGAGGCAAAATTATACATCACACCACGATTTCCAATGATTATTGATTCTTTGGTAAGCCCGGCTTCAAAAGCTTCAGGCTTGACTAAAGGAGATAAAGTCGTTGCAGTTAATGGTAAACAAACACCTTTCTTTGATGAAGTAAGTTCTACTTTATTAGAAAACAAAGGCAAAACGATCAATATTGAAGTTCTAAGAAACGGAAAAACAGAAAATGTTTCTACAGCCGTTGATAAAAATGGAAAATTGGGTGTTGCTGTTGATCAAAAGGCATTGGCAAATGTTGTCACCAATAAAAAATATTCTTTTGGAGAATCTATTCCAAGAGGTTTTGAAAGAACGATAGAAGCCTTAACAATGCAGGTTAAACAGTTTAAAATCATGTTTAACTCTAAAATCCAAGGGTATAAAAATGTGGGCGGACCGATCGCCATCGTTAAAAACATGCCTGTAGACAGAGCTGCAGACGGAAGTATTGCCATTAACTGGGCAGCATTTTGGAGCTTCACAGCAATGTTCTCTATTTGGCTGGCATTTTTGAACTTAATTCCTATCCCCGGATTGGATGGCGGACACGTAATTTTCACATTATATGAGATAATTTTTGGAAAACCTGTTCCTCAAAAAGTGTTGGAAAACGCACAGATGATCGGGGTTATCTTCCTGCTAGGCTTAATGTTACTGATCTTCGGAAGTGACATTTTCAAGATCTTCACAGGGAAGCTATAATATTTTTAAAATTTTTCAATAAAAATATTTGTAAGGTATAAATATTCGTCCTATATTTGCACCACTAAAAACAAAGGACATTCCTCCTTAGCTCAGTTGGTTAGAGCATCTGACTGTTAATCAGAGGGTCGCTGGTTCGAGCCCAGCAGGAGGAGCCAAAAAGACTTACAGAAATGTGAGTCTTTTTTATTTCCATCAAATCTCATTTATAATCCTTATTTATAATTTCCTTTCAAATCTTAAGGCTTTTGTTATATTTGTGAAAACTAATACCATATGAATAATAAAAAGTGGCTTACAAAAAATTTGTGGAGATTTGTTAGCTTATCTCTCATCTTTATTTTCATTGTAATTGCAATAACTTTATTATTGGGCTATAATGTCAACTATGAACAAAGGGGAACATTTGGTGATATGTTTGGATTCGCAAATGCATTATTTACAGGATTGTCATTTGTCGGACTAATCGTTACAATATTATTACAAAGTCAAGAAATAAAAAACACAAAAGAAGAAGTAGAAAAACAAGGTAAATTTATAAAACTGCAACAATTTGAAAATATACTTTTTCAAAGATTAGCATTACTAAATCAGATCATTAATGATATTGAAACAACATCAACAACAAATCCACCCAATAAACCTCCTGTTAAAACAGTTTATAAAGGTAGAGCCGCTTTAGTTAATTTATTCAATATAATCCCAACTCACATACAAGGCAATCAAGATAATTTTGATCATGCTTATAAAATATTTTATAAATTTAATTACATTTTTGGACATTATTTTAGAAATATTTTTTTAATTCTAAAAACTATTGATGAGGAAGAATTCACCGCTGATTATAAAAGAAATTATTTGATTCAAAAGAAATATGCAGAAATCATAAGGAGCCAGCTGTCCGAACATGAATTAGCAATTTTATTCTACAGTAGTTTACATGAGTTAGGAATTAAAGAATTCAAACCTTTAATAGAGAAATATCACCTATTCTTCTATATTAACAACCAATATATTTTGGAAGAAATGAAAGACAGATATAACGAAAGCGCATTTATAGAAAGTTAAATAGAAATTAATATCAATTTATTTGGAATTTTTATCATTCTTAAATTACTGAAAAATAATCAGATAATCTTCAACCCTTACTATCATTAGGAATTTTTCAATATTTTTAAAATAATTATTTGCACAATATTATTTTTCATATTATATTTGCAGCACCCAAAAAGGGAAGAACATTCCTCCTTAGCTCAGTTGGTTAGAGCATCTGACTGTTAATCAGAGGGTCGCTGGTTCGAGCCCAGCAGGAGGAGCAAAAGACTTACAGAAATGTAGGTCTTTTTTTATGATTTTAACATATGAAATGATAAAGAATAACCGATCCTGAGACCTTATTATTTTAACAAATATTTATCTATAACAGTGTCATTTTGATGGTGTTATTTTCATTACATTTGCAGTTTGGTATTTAACTTTATAAAAGTTTAAATATTATTTATCATTTACAATAAAACTGCATACTTTTTGTTTATGCAATAGCTTGAAGAAACAACAAATGTCAATTAACAACTCCAAATACTATTCTCTTTTTTTATTTCTCTTTTTTGCCGGTTTAGTTT
Proteins encoded in this region:
- a CDS encoding MBL fold metallo-hydrolase, with the translated sequence MKVEQIYTGCLAQGAYYIVSENEAAIIDPLREVKPYLDRLEKDNVALKYIFETHFHADFVSGHLDLSKKTGAPIVYGPTAQPEFEAIIAEDDQIFEIGKIKIKALHTPGHTMESTTYLLIDENGVETAIFTGDTLFLGDVGRPDLAQKAGSVTQEDLAGILYESLHTKILPLDDSITVYPAHGAGSACGKNMQKETVDILGNQKKTNYALNQPDKESFIKEVLDGLTAPPKYFGMNVALNKGGYESLDTVMDKGLSPISVEDFEAYAEETGALILDTRNPGEFHKGFVPNSINIGLKGDFAPWVGTLIVDVKHPLLLIVDEGTEEEAITRLSRVGFDNVLGYLKGGFAAWKNGGKETDEVKRISPAEFAEQYTKNSKVIDVRKISEYSAEHIDNAYNKPLDLISDWVKTIDNSEHFFLHCAGGYRSMIAASILNSHGIRNFTEIDGGFNGIKKTEKFPTSDFVCQSKTL
- the trxA gene encoding thioredoxin, encoding MSQKFQEIIDSERPVLIDFFATWCQPCKVQSSVLNTVKENVGEEARIIKVDVDQYPAIASQYGVRGVPTLAIFKKGEMLWKESGVHDVNTLTQLLKQHA
- a CDS encoding helicase HerA-like domain-containing protein, whose protein sequence is MADKAQFIEELNTRYTPKGEHIILGKGMLDGEVVPEINVTIPLKTINRHGLISGATGTGKTKTLQVFAEQLSHQGIPSLVLDIKGDFSGIAEAGTENPAIQERYAKTQLPYNPQSFPVELMTISGERGVKLRATVTEFGPVLLSKILELNDTQQSIMSIVFKYCDDKGLPLIDLNDLKKVLQYVTENPEGKAELSSNYGSIASASLGAILRSIVALEQQGASGFFGELSFDVHDLLETRDGKGVVNILRVADIQSKPQLFSTFMLSLFAEIYMTFPEEGDSGKPKLVLFIDEAHLIFDESSKALVSQIETMVKLIRSKGVGIYFITQIPGDVPEAVLSQLGLKIQHALRGFTAKDKKEISKAVENYPTTEFYDASTLIQNLGIGEAFVTALDEKGIPTPLVHTYLISPESRMDVLNDAEISDLTGKSALVAKYEKVVDNESAYEILVKRMEEAAQTAAPNQKTKPVKEEPGMFEQVLQSKAGRTFTSTLMREGAKAILGMLGLGGRRR
- a CDS encoding putative phage abortive infection protein, whose protein sequence is MNNKKWLTKNLWRFVSLSLIFIFIVIAITLLLGYNVNYEQRGTFGDMFGFANALFTGLSFVGLIVTILLQSQEIKNTKEEVEKQGKFIKLQQFENILFQRLALLNQIINDIETTSTTNPPNKPPVKTVYKGRAALVNLFNIIPTHIQGNQDNFDHAYKIFYKFNYIFGHYFRNIFLILKTIDEEEFTADYKRNYLIQKKYAEIIRSQLSEHELAILFYSSLHELGIKEFKPLIEKYHLFFYINNQYILEEMKDRYNESAFIES
- a CDS encoding nitrilase-related carbon-nitrogen hydrolase, which encodes MKITGLNLDIIWKNKGENFHLIEKELENQEADLFLLPEMFSTGFCMDASEVSDRNQESLEFLKKMSKEKNAAFCGSSPVEDNGNFYNRMYFVQPDSQVDFYDKRHLFSFSGEDKVYTPGKERVIVNYKGFRILLQVCYDLRFPVFARNNDDYDAILYVANWPEKRVGAWEHLLKARAIENLSFVFGLNRIGTDGNDLFYQESSHCFFADGKGISQKNGNIVSAELNMDELNDFRKHFQFLNDRDAFSIEL
- a CDS encoding DUF6646 family protein — its product is MKKLVFMLMLIFAGTTANAQAWTGKGDQKINAGLSAWGYGTGITGTYDYGLNKLISVGGGLNAYFGNYKDNDNDNRVFVFGRVNFHLKETLQLPEKLDIYPGVDVGVLGRDFGIGAHIGARYFFTDRIGVFAEVGNNGSLGVSINL
- the rseP gene encoding RIP metalloprotease RseP — its product is MEIAIKLFQFILSISILVILHELGHFLPAKYFKTKVEKFYLFFDPWFSIAKKKIGETEYGIGWLPFGGYVKIAGMVDESMDTEQLKQPAQPWEFRAKPAWQRLIIMLGGVTVNFFLAWLIYSCLSLFNGEMYTDLTKFNNGIGVTEAGKKMGFQSGDKIVSIDGKPAERLENASINILLGDNVTVLRNGKEVTFPVNKDGVADVLKQKEAKLYITPRFPMIIDSLVSPASKASGLTKGDKVVAVNGKQTPFFDEVSSTLLENKGKTINIEVLRNGKTENVSTAVDKNGKLGVAVDQKALANVVTNKKYSFGESIPRGFERTIEALTMQVKQFKIMFNSKIQGYKNVGGPIAIVKNMPVDRAADGSIAINWAAFWSFTAMFSIWLAFLNLIPIPGLDGGHVIFTLYEIIFGKPVPQKVLENAQMIGVIFLLGLMLLIFGSDIFKIFTGKL